From the Lemur catta isolate mLemCat1 chromosome 1, mLemCat1.pri, whole genome shotgun sequence genome, the window TTGTATCAGTCTTCAGCCTAAAAATTCAGCACCCAACCTCCCTTCATACTTGCCCTACCTACTTCACAAGgataatgaagataaaatgaattcAAGGCTAGAAAAATACCTTGAGGAAAAAAGCACTATACGATTATTCCCCCAAACTATAATTTTCCACGATATGTAGCTCATTCCCTTTCTCAGTCCAGCTTGTGCAGGAACCCAGAATTTCATATTTCCTCTGTTCTGTGCTCAACTAAGCAACTGAGTAAGGCAGGGGGAAATAGTGTGATCCTGtttaaagttatataaattaCAATCCTGGTAACTGCTATTATTAAGCAAATTGAAAGACAGCACAGAAAGGTTAATGTGCAACTAGGACCCACTAAAGCACAAAGCAAAGCAAGGCAAGGTTATCAGGCAGGGCATGATTGCATGGAAGGAAAATGTGGTATCAAAGCTCAAACTGGCACACACAGGTATCTAAGGCAAAGTGGTGGCAATGAAGAGTTAACTGTTCTGCATTATGTAAACAAGAGCAGAAGATTCATGGGAACATGTGGGAAAGCATCTTCTGTCACACAGATCTCTCCAGCTGCCTACAGGGAATATAAACAACagtgtcatcttcattttaaagaatgactGTACTTGTGCTCATATCTTAAACTACATCTAGGAGTAGCTCCATGCTAAACTTCCTTGGCTAAAATACAACCAGTACCATCATTCCTAATCAGACTAATAAACAGTGTTTTTTAAGGTAATGAATTAAATGGCTGTGTTTAGATTTTTATTCAGGATTTACTTTGGATTCTCCTGCTTTAAGACCCCAAGCAAGTTATATTGAGTTTTTACTGATGATTCTAAGTATATGTgtttataacaatatattaaaagaattctACAGCATCAGTGCAGAAAAGATTATATGCTATATATCTTCActcattttgcattgctataaaggaatacctgagactgggtaacttacaaggaaaagagttttatttggctgtacaagaagcatagtgccagctccctgaagccctcaccagaagcagatggaAGGTGGAAGGTGCAggggagcaggcatgtcacatggcaagagaaggagcaagagggAGCCCACACTCTTTTAAACAACTAGCTCTAGCTtgaactaacagagtgagaactcactcattccCACGctgagggcaccaagccattcatgaggagTCCACCCTCATGACTCAAACACCTctcaccaggccccacctccaacacagGGGAtggaatttcaacatgagatttggagggatcAAATATACAAACTATATTACTATACAAACTATTCAAGTCATACAAAACCAGTTTTCAGTGTCTTTTCAACTGAGAAGAATCTATTCAGCACACTTCTTCTCCTGAGATGCTTCATACTGAACAagctttgctttcagttttttattttcttctacaatagattcatatttttccttcatttctgccATGTCTTAGGCAAAGCAGctctatttctggattttctgggGTAGCAGCTCCTAagtgatgctttaaaaaaaaatctaaagtacTGTTTCCCCTTCAAGTCAAGCATCCTGTTGTTAAACTAAACTTCTTGtttaaaagaacaatgaaatagcTCGTGCTATTTTTATCCTGCATCTTCGAATTGACACCCCTACTACCACTACTCCTGCTGATGCCTCTCATTGCCCAGACCTAACCTGAGTGCAAGACAGCCCATGGATGGACTCCATAAAGGTCAGCCTCCCAGGGCACTGAGCTGGATGGAGAAAGTGAACGTGGATCTGCAAGCATAAAAATGTATCCAGCACAGGTATCTGGCCAATTGGACGGAGGAACGCAAAAGTCAGTAactcagcacagcacctggcctgtATCATAGGGCATGCCACGAATATTTGCAGAGTAAATAAATCAGGCAAGTAATGATTATATCATGATTGGCCTTGAATGCTATAAAAAACTTCAGAAAGTTTtcgaactttaaaaaaaatatagactAGAAacctcttttgaaaataaattgtatgAATAACCCCACTATAAGATCTATAACCACCAGATAAAAGTAGAATTGCCTTTGTTGAATCTGGGCTGGCACCCCTAATTCTGTCACCCCGCTCACTTGGCCATCTTGTTGCCTCAAACCTCTCCCACTCCTCTTTTCCCATGTCTTCTGCAAGGTACCTCTGAAGAAGCTGCAAGGAACATGGTTTGAAAGctgtgggccgggcgtggtggctcatgcctgtaatcctagcactctgggaggccgaggccggcggattgtttgagctcaggagttcaagaccagcctgagcaagagcgagacccgatctctactaaaaatagaaagaaattatatggacagctaaaaatatatatgaaaaaattagccgggcatggtggcacatgcctgtagtcccagctactcgggaggctgaggcaggaggattgcgtgagcccaggagttgaggttgctgtgagcttgatgccacggcactctagccagggcaacagagcaagactctgtctcaaaaaaaaaaaaaaaaaagaaagctgtggAATATCTGAAGTACCACGCAGCACCTCCTGAAGCAGGGACTACAGCAGCTCTACTCTGAGTAATGGGATTTCCTGGCCAACTTCTTTTAGTGAACATTCTTCCTGATTCTTCCTGTGTTTCTTCCCTTGTCCCTGCAGGTGCTCAAGGTGGCTCTGTGGCCAGGGCCATTTTGGAGAGCAAAAAGTTCGCAGTGAGAGCACTGACCAGGGATGTGACGCAACCAAATGCACAGGCACTCCGGGACCTTGGTGCCGAGGTGGTAAAAGGGGACCTGAATGATGAAAAATCTGTGGAGGCCGCCTTAAAAGGTGCCTATGGGGCCTTCCTGGTTACCAACTTCTGGGATGATCTCAGCATAAAGAAGGAAGTGTGTCAGGTAGAAaccagattctttcttctttccacttgGAGCCCTTTCCTCTTACCCTTCCTACCTACTTCTGTCCTCTCTGGAGGGGCACAGGCCTTCAGTCCAGGCAAAAATATAAGTCTCACTCCACAATATCCCTCTggcttttctgaaaaatatgtaCTTTAGGTACTTGTTAAGGTGTCTTTGATTGCAAAATTAATGTTATATGGCACTTGTTCAGATCTCAAGACCTTGAAGTTCGAGAGTGACTGTTTAATGTAGCCAGTTATTAGAGTTTCCACTTCTCAGCATTTGTTTGTAGATGGCATATAGGAGTGACTGCAAGGATACCCCATACATTGAGGCTACTCTGAGAGAGAAATGCggagaataaaaatgtaatgattaTATTTATACTTCAGGCAGAGACTTTGGGGATGAATTAGTAATGGGTACataaagaaataagcaaataaatccACAATGAATTATTAATTCCAGGGAAAATGAAAGTTTGTAGAAAAAGTAAACGTAACCAGAGTATCACATGGCTCAGCTTACCTGTGTGTAAGCACTGAATGTTGCTGTAGCCAAAACTATAATATTGGGGCCGGtatggtgtctcacacctgtaatcctagcactttgggaggcaggaggatctcttgagaccaggagttcgagaccagcctgagcaacatagtgagagccccgtctctacaaaaaataaaaaattagccaggtgtagtgtaCACCTGTGgacccagcaacttgggaggctgaggcaagaggaccacttcagcccaggagtttgaggttgcagtgagctatgatgataccaatgcactctagcccaggcaacagagggatacattatctcaaaaaaaataaaaacaaaacaaaacgaaaaaacCTATAACgttgaaggaataaaaaaagggaattgtgtatatgtaatatggtggtggtggtggactgtgtgtgtgtgtatgtgagagagagagagaataagaatGAGAATAATTAAATCCTCATCTTTTATTTGGTAGGAATTTAGTAGATGatatttcaaattgaaaaaaaaatcaaggatttgtagtataaacatgttttcttttaaataaacagcTAAATGAGATTAAAGAGCAGTAATCAGCCTGGGGGTGTAGGGaacttctttttcattataaGATCTACTTTTTCCCTTGACAGTACTATTTGGCAATTAaaactatgtatatgtataaatttgggaaaaatgaagattagattttaaaaatgtaatggaTAAGAACAGCCACTTGCAGAAATTGCACAATTCAAAAAATTAAGAGCAGGATAGAACTGTTTCAGGAATGTCTATTGAATTAATTACACCCATTTACAGCCTGCCTTTTAATGATAAACTCTGAAAGGGCTTATTTTAGGAGCTCTGAATTCTAATTCTGACATTCATTCACTATGGATACAAGtcacctctctgcttctctgcttcACTTACTGCATCTGCTAAACCAGGTTAATTACGTCTTCTCTGCCTACTGCTTGAAGTTTtgtaaagaaaagtaagaaacagtgaagagaaagaaaggaagaaaagagacagaTTAAGGTGCTTTGGAAAATTTGtaactaaaaacacaaaagagagaaaatatgtatttgtgtgtttgtgtgtgtgtatatccatCCATTATGCCCTCAATATCCATATAGTGTGCAGGTGTAGTCcattaccagaaaaaaaatgatatatgtaaGTGTGATCGTAGGTGACTGCAAAGATACTGAGAGCCCAGAGGAAGAGGCCAACTGTTCCCTGACAGTTCCCACCCGGTTGTCTCAGCTTCAGATGGGTTCCTGGGAGTCCCTTCTCCTGTGCTCCCCTCCCCAATTTCCTCCTCTACCACCCCCCGCAAGCCCAGAATCCCGGGTCTCACGGCAGAGGGCTCAGCATCTCGGGGAGGAGCCTCTGCTCGCTAATGCTGGTGGCCTCTCAGTACTTGCATGTATTTCGATGGTGGAGGTGGTTCCTCCCGCAGGGATGATGGCGCTACGGAAaagaggggctggaggggaccCAGCGCCTAACCTCTGTTCATACGCAAACGCATCGCTCTGTATAAAGGACCTccttttgtcccccaggggaAGACGGTGGCAGACGTGGCCAAGCGCCTGGGCCTGAAGCACGTGGTGTACAGCGGCCTGGAGCACGTGAAGCGGCTGACGGGCGGCCAGCTGGCCGTGCCGCACTTTGACAGCAAGGGCGAGGTGGAGGAGCACTTCTGGGCCGCCGGCGTTCCCATGACCAGCGTGCGCGTGGCCGCCTACTTCGAAAACTTCTTCATGGCCTGGAAGCCCGCGAAGGCGCCGGACGGCGATTACTACACCTTGGGTAAGTGGAAGGTTGCCGCGGGCAACTAAGTTAACTAAGCACCGGGCCGCCCTCTCCGCCCCTCCCGCCCGTTCCCTCTCCAGTGGACGCTTAGCATGTGCGCGCCTGCTATGTGTTTAGCTCTGAGTGAAGTGCTGGGAAGGATGCCAGATGCTCCTGGAGACTTCCTCCAGGCAGTTGCTCTTCCAGGGCAGAGAACTGGCTGGGCACAGGAAGCACAGAGGTTTATATTTCCAGTGTTAACATTCTGACCCTCCTTATGTAAACACTGCAGTTACTATGTGAACTTCAGCCTCTGCTCCTTATGTCTAAGAGGAAAGCTGGACAAGACGACTTCTAAGGACCCTTCTAGCTCATCCGTCTGACCTTCCGAGCCAACAGGGAAGGAAAGGCTTTTCCTCCTGACCTGGGTCCGGCGGTCAGAATTAGAGCCTGGAGAGACTGACCCCACCTGCACGGAGTCTGATTTTGCAGGtttgggctggggcctgggagagTAGTTTTAACAGGGACTCCTGGTAATCCCAAGGCTGCTAGTGAGCCGGCCTGCATTCCCCTGCCCTTTGGGGACACTTTCTTTGGCCATAGTCAGAGATGGCCTCTGCGGAGTAGAGGGAATGTGGGAATATCCATGGCAACAATTCAGTCTTTCTTCCTTGGCACTTAATTAAGGCTCATcagaagccaggtgtggtggtgcatctgctgtcccagctactctggaggctgaagtgggaggattgcttgtgtccaggagtttgagcctgccATGCACTATGATTGCgcctgtgaataaccactgcactccagcctgcacaacatagtgagacccccatctcttaaaaaaaaaaagaaaaaaaaaaagactcatcaGGGGCATAAGCAGTGGCAGTCAAAGTAGACCTGAACTAGAGCCAGGATCGCCTGCCATACAGCACAGATGACTTAGGTGACAGTTCAACAAATGACTAGGAAAATGCATAAACGTGACACGTCTCTTCACGCCATTTCCTTCCTATCCCCCTACTGGGTTTCAGAAACCAGCTCACCTGACATTTCCCAAGTCCTGAACTAGAGCACTGTAATCTACGGATTAGAGCAGCCCTGGGTAAAGAGGAGATACCTTAAATTTCTCCTAGTACCTAGTCCCATTTGGAGGCCCCAGATCTGAAAAACTCAGCCTCAGGTTTCCCTGAGCCTCATTCTCTACTATAGGAATAGTTAACATTTACTAAGCAACTGTGAGGTGCCAGCACTGTGCTAATTACtgctgttttacagatgaggaaactgagacacagagtaACTTTCTCAAGATCACCAATAAGGCagcaccaggatttgaacccaggccgtCTGGCTCCAGATCCCATATTCTTTACCACtgtctcttagttattttaaaactgagCCCAAGACCCTTAACTCTCAAATAAAAATAGACCTCAGAGTCACAGCAGACTTGACTTTGAGTGCTTCAAAAAGCTACAACtgctttacaaatataaaatacaattataatttaatCTACAGAAGGAGCAGACATTTTGCTTACCAAGAAATTCAGGCAGGAAGATGATTTTGCTGCGTAAGACAAAATAGGGTATTTAGTCCCTGGCTGCTAAGACTGAGGTCACTTTTACATTGGATTGAAATTCAGAGACCTTGATTCTTGTCCTGGCCTGATGCTTCTAGCTGTGAGGCCCTGGGTGAGTCTCTagacttagtttcttcatttaaaaaacaagagcACTGGGCCTAGATCGTTTCCACATTGGATTCTAGCCCCACAAATCTAGAGATCTATGAGGGGCCATAACACAGTGTAGGAAGGACACGGGCTTTGGAGTGAAGGATGTGGGTTTGAATCCGCTTCTGCTGCTTGCTGGCCAATAACTTAGTACTTGGTAATTCCTGATAATTCCTCTGTTTCAAGGTTGTTTCCAGGATTAAACTAGCCAATatgttcattcactcaataaatatttgagggtcTACTATGTGTTGGTCACTAGGTAGTCAgtaatgaagaaaacagacaaagctctgccctcatgaagctcaCATTCTTGTGGAGGAGATAGACAGTAACAACAGCACGATAGATGAGTAAATATATTGAATGTTAGAAGGTGGcaagtgctacagaaaaaaatgGGGCAGCGTAAGGTAGACATGGAGTACTAGCAGTAACAATTTATACAAGATGACCAAGCGGGTCTCTTTGAGTACCTTTTTTTATCCTtaagagaaggggtctcactatgttgcccaggctgtactggaattcctgggctcaagggatcctcccacctcagccccctgagtagctgggactacaggtgcctacCACGGTACTGGGCTGTCTTTGAGCACCTTCTGATGAAGGTAGATAGTGAGCTTTGTGGGTGTGCAGGGGAAGACGTGACATGAGCTGACTTTAGTTTTTACAAGATCACTTTGATTTTGGTGTTGAAAAGAGACTGTGGAAGAACAAGGGTGGAAATAAGGAGACCAATTCTGTAATAATCCAGGTCACAGATGATGGTGGCTTAGACCAGGGTGGTAGCAGTGAAGATGGTAAGAAGTGGTCAGATTTTGAACATACTGTGAACAGGATTTCCAAAAACATAGGATATGGCACGTGAGAGAAGTGTCAAGGTTGACTCCAAGATTTGTGACCTGAGAAATTGGAATGACAGAGTTGCCATTAAATGAGATGGGGAAAATTGTGGTGGGGGCAGGTTGTGAAGGAGCATAGAGTTCATTTTTGGGCCTGTTGAGTTAAAAATGCCTATTAAATAGCCAAGGATGCTGAGTAGGAAGTGGGACATGTAAGTCTGGAATTCAGCATAGGTATCTTGGctggaaatatatttattcatacttTACACACTGCAGACATTTAGTAAATGATTGTCCTTTTTAATCAATATGCAGACACTTTGGTATTTTCTCAAACAAAACCTATGTGTGCGTAGATTGTGGCCACTTGGCTTTACATTGCCTTCCTACACCTTTTGTTTAAGGGATTGATTAGGTTGGTGGGACCTACTGAGGATGCGATGTAATTAgctatttttatcttgttttctttttaaactagtCCTGCCCATGGGGGATGTGCCGATGGATGGTATCTCTGTTGCTGATATCGGAGCAGCTGTCTGTAGCATTTTTAATTCTCCAGAGGAGTTTATAGGCAAGGCCGTGGGCCTCAGTGCAGAAAAACTAACAGTACAGCAGTATGCTGACGTTTTGTCCAAGGGTTTGGGGAAAGACATCCGAGATGCAAAGGTGAGTTCCTATGAGACATCAGTGTGATCACAAAAGTCCACCTTGGTTAACATTCCACTAACATAAATTCTGGTACAGATTTAGGTAGGATTGAGTTTAGAGTgtcagaagaaattaaaaaggactGCAGTTCCACAAATCTATCTTCATTGCTTGATGCAGCTGAATCCCTCCCAAATGGCTTTATTTCTTTGGCTTAGGGTTAATCAGCTTGTTAAAGTAAGATAACTTTTGGGTGAAAAGAACTTAAAATCCAAAGACCGAGATACAGCTTTTTCACATGCGCTATCCCAGCCCCTCTCATAAGCCCTCGCTGCTCTGACCACTTCAGTCTGCCAGAGCTagctggggtggggccaggcacTTAGCtgtgagcctcagcttcctcatttgtaaagtgggggAGGCTACTATGTATTTCAGGGTGTTCTTgtgaaatttacagaaaatatgtGTAATGGGCCTGCCATagtatttggcacatagtagagaTGTATCGAGTATTTTTTATGAACCCAGTGCTACTTTAAGGAGTTTGCGGCAGAGTTGGGGTGAAAATGTTGATGCACATGAAGTCACTGTGATCATGATAACTAAGACATAATCCTGTAGGTGGTTAACTGTGTTTTTCAGACTGTCTGTGCTATAGGTGACcagagaaggcttcatggaggaggtgggtTTGATTGGTCATTGAGGGAGGACAAAACTGCATACAGGTGGAGGGGAGCAACAGGGCTGGCCTGGCTAAGTGCTACAGAAAACAGGAATGAACTAGAGGCAGTATGGGGAAGTAGACAAACCCTGTCTCTGCTCTTATCTGTGTAAAGAATCTTGGCAATGTACTTCTCTCAGCCTCGATTTCTTCATATGTTCAAAAAAGTTATTCTACTTCTCTTGTAGTattattgtgaggatgaaatgagatactCATGGCAGGTGCTTGGCACTGGGTCTGGCACTTGGTAAGCCCTCAATAACTGACCATGCTATAAATCATGCAGAAATGGCCTTGAATAGAGTGTGGCTAGAACAGACTTCTTACAGAAAAGTgagtctatggccataccaccccaattttatatgatttcggaaactaagcagggtcgggcctggttagtacttggatgggagaaaagtGAGAATTGCTGATATTGGGCATTACCAGCTATTTTCTCAATCAGGTGTTcataagaggaaggaaaaagaggccaggcacagtggctcatgcctgtaatcccagcacattgggaggctgaggcaggaagattgcttgaggccaggagttgaagagcagcctgggcaacatagcaagactccatctctacaaaaaagaaaaaacaattacctcagtgtggtggcacatgcctgcacagctattcaggaggctgaggcaggaatattgcTCGGGCCTGGAAGTTTCAGGTTACACCattgtactccagtctgggcaatagagtgaaaccctgtctctattttaaaaaaaaagaggaaagaaaaaagagaacaggCTGTTTTCAGGATATAATGATAGactgagtagttgcaacaaagaCCTTATGACCTACAAAGCCTAAAGTACTTATATCTAGCCCTTTAAGAAATGGTTTTCGACCGCTGTTCTAGAATTAGGGATATAAGGTTGGTTCCTGTTTGCATCAGCAGCTCTTGGTCCTGTGAGTCTTGAGAGGATATCTAGATTCCCAGTTCAGCTTCAGCTACTGGAGTTGTGAGGAGGTGAAGAGATCTTTTTTCTGTTAAACTACTGTAGGTGTCAATCTAGCCACCTGCAAAGTCCCCTGTGCCTCGGTGCAGACTGACTTCTCAGTGACCCCTTTCTCAGGGCATTTGCATTTGGGTCATATATTGGTTTTGTCATGTGGGGTTTGAACTctgcaaggaaggaaagaaagaagaaggagtgTGGGTGTATGggatacgtgtgtgtgtgtgtgtgtgtgtgtgtttattctcAGAGGACGGGGTAGACATTGTTCTGGATGACTGAGAACCTCACAAGCATCTAGTATACCTGGTCCCTGAATGTTATTTCATAATGCAGCTGAAGCTTCTCTGGCACCAAAAGTTCTAGGGCATTGGAGGCTGAAAGCTCTACAGAGCGGTTAATGCTGTTCTTGCTAACTAGTCTGACTTGAAGCACTGCGCAAATTCTGGGGAGGGAATGCATCTGGCCACAAGGTGGCGCTCCAGCCCTGGAAGTCTGACTTGCACCTGCCTCAAGTGGTGTGAAACTGTCGGTCTGGCTGGAGCTGTCTAGTCTGAAAAAGAAGATGGTTCTTTCAGAAAGTGAGACACAGCAGAACTAATCTCTTTCCTTCAAAAATCTGCAGTAAAAGACCCCCATATTTTACTGAAGCATATTAGTTATCAAAGTCACAGAATGGAAGACTGACTCCAGGAGACAGACATACTGGAAGTCATTTTCTGTGCTTCTCACACAGACACTTTTACTTCCAAACTCACTTAAAGTCtaaact encodes:
- the LOC123646694 gene encoding nmrA-like family domain-containing protein 1, which translates into the protein MDGLHKGAQGGSVARAILESKKFAVRALTRDVTQPNAQALRDLGAEVVKGDLNDEKSVEAALKGAYGAFLVTNFWDDLSIKKEVCQGKTVADVAKRLGLKHVVYSGLEHVKRLTGGQLAVPHFDSKGEVEEHFWAAGVPMTSVRVAAYFENFFMAWKPAKAPDGDYYTLVLPMGDVPMDGISVADIGAAVCSIFNSPEEFIGKAVGLSAEKLTVQQYADVLSKGLGKDIRDAKITPEAYKKLGFPMAEDIANMCLFYQMKPDRDVKLTHRLNPKVKSFSQFISENKEAFKGLWKISSTDRP